The Exiguobacterium aurantiacum DSM 6208 genome includes a window with the following:
- the hemH gene encoding ferrochelatase, translating to MKTVGLLVMAYGTPYKPEDIERYYTHIRYGRKPSPEALQDLTERYEAIGGVSPLAKITIDQAEALRDILNERHAGEIEFKLYIGLKHIEPFVEDAVAQMANDGIKEAVSVVLAPHYSSYSVKSYNGRAHEEAAKYGIEIRSVESWYDEPKFINWWAEAIKETFANLPVPAEKACLIVSAHSLPEKILAGGDPYPDQLKETADKIAQAAGVPHYEVGWQSEGNTPDPWIGPDVQDLTAELYEKHGYEAFVYTPVGFVADHLEVLFDNDVECKVVCDRLGVHYARPNMPNAERSFIEAIADRMESVIVHHA from the coding sequence ATGAAAACAGTCGGACTACTCGTAATGGCTTATGGCACACCGTACAAGCCGGAAGACATCGAACGTTATTACACGCACATCCGTTATGGCCGGAAGCCGTCACCGGAAGCGCTTCAAGATTTGACAGAGCGCTATGAGGCGATCGGCGGGGTATCCCCGCTCGCGAAGATCACGATCGATCAAGCGGAAGCGCTTCGTGACATCTTGAACGAGCGTCATGCCGGTGAGATCGAGTTCAAATTGTATATCGGTCTGAAGCACATCGAACCGTTCGTCGAAGATGCTGTCGCGCAAATGGCGAACGATGGCATCAAAGAAGCGGTGTCGGTCGTATTGGCTCCGCACTACTCGTCATATAGCGTCAAGTCATACAACGGACGCGCCCATGAGGAAGCGGCCAAATACGGCATCGAGATTCGTTCGGTTGAATCATGGTACGATGAGCCGAAATTCATCAACTGGTGGGCAGAGGCGATCAAAGAAACGTTCGCGAACTTGCCGGTACCGGCCGAGAAGGCGTGCTTGATCGTGTCGGCACACAGTCTCCCTGAGAAGATTTTGGCCGGCGGTGACCCGTACCCAGATCAATTGAAAGAGACGGCGGACAAAATCGCGCAAGCGGCCGGTGTCCCGCACTATGAGGTCGGTTGGCAGTCAGAAGGCAACACACCTGACCCTTGGATCGGGCCTGACGTCCAAGACTTGACGGCTGAACTTTATGAAAAGCATGGCTATGAGGCGTTTGTGTATACGCCGGTCGGATTCGTCGCAGACCACCTCGAAGTTCTCTTCGACAACGATGTGGAATGTAAAGTCGTCTGTGATCGTCTCGGCGTTCACTACGCGCGTCCGAACATGCCAAACGCGGAGCGGAGCTTCATCGAGGCCATCGCGGATCGGATGGAAAGCGTGATCGTGCATCATGCGTAA
- the hemE gene encoding uroporphyrinogen decarboxylase codes for MTRRMNDTILKAFRGEATDYVPVWYMRQAGRYQPEYREIKKTRTLFEITHDAELCAYVTELPVKQLGVDAAILYKDIMTPLPSMGVDVEIKSGIGPVIDNPYRTMEDVESLKPLNTDDIAYVFETIRLLRERLDVPLIGFSGAPFTLASYMIEGGPSKSYHRTKALMYAEPDVWNALMEKLGDMVITYAKAQAEAGIQAFQLFDSWVGTLSRKDYARYIKPTTERIFNELRPLDIPLIMHGVGASHQVEEWNSLPIDVVGLDWRLSVQEARDRGVTKAVQGNLDPSFLLAPWPVIEEKVKEILDEGMKQPGYVFNLGHGVFPEVDPAVLVKLTAFIHDYSREKMGGKSS; via the coding sequence ATGACGCGACGTATGAACGATACTATTTTAAAGGCGTTTCGAGGAGAGGCGACAGACTATGTGCCTGTCTGGTATATGCGCCAAGCGGGACGCTATCAGCCGGAATATCGGGAGATCAAAAAGACGAGGACGCTGTTTGAGATCACGCACGATGCGGAACTGTGCGCCTATGTGACCGAGCTTCCAGTCAAGCAACTCGGTGTCGACGCGGCCATTCTGTACAAGGACATCATGACGCCACTGCCATCGATGGGTGTCGACGTCGAGATCAAGAGCGGCATCGGTCCGGTCATTGACAATCCGTACCGGACGATGGAAGACGTCGAGAGCTTGAAACCGCTCAACACGGATGATATCGCTTACGTGTTTGAGACGATCCGTTTGCTCCGGGAACGTCTCGATGTACCACTCATCGGGTTCTCAGGGGCACCGTTCACACTCGCGAGCTATATGATCGAAGGTGGCCCATCGAAGAGCTACCACCGGACGAAAGCGCTCATGTACGCGGAACCGGACGTTTGGAACGCGCTCATGGAAAAATTGGGGGATATGGTCATCACTTACGCGAAAGCGCAGGCCGAGGCTGGCATCCAAGCGTTCCAATTGTTCGACTCGTGGGTCGGGACGCTTAGCCGGAAAGACTACGCTCGTTACATCAAGCCGACGACGGAACGCATCTTTAACGAATTGCGTCCGCTCGATATCCCGCTCATCATGCACGGTGTCGGTGCGAGCCATCAAGTTGAAGAGTGGAACAGCTTGCCGATCGACGTCGTCGGTCTCGACTGGCGCTTGTCTGTCCAAGAAGCCCGCGACCGTGGTGTCACGAAAGCAGTCCAAGGAAACTTGGATCCGTCGTTCTTGCTTGCACCATGGCCGGTCATCGAGGAGAAAGTGAAAGAGATTCTTGATGAAGGCATGAAACAACCAGGGTACGTCTTCAACTTGGGACATGGGGTGTTCCCAGAAGTCGACCCGGCCGTACTCGTCAAATTGACAGCATTCATCCACGATTACTCACGTGAAAAAATGGGAGGCAAATCATCATGA
- a CDS encoding MerR family transcriptional regulator gives MDYKSKKVIGMGVITELTGLSERQVRYYEAKGLIFPERTKGGSRKYSFHDVERLIDVASKLEDGWRIQDIKDREKRLSTNQRDELIRGQLNSAFRTYPTKK, from the coding sequence GTGGACTATAAATCCAAGAAAGTGATTGGGATGGGCGTCATCACTGAATTGACAGGACTTTCTGAGCGTCAGGTCCGCTATTATGAAGCGAAAGGACTCATCTTTCCTGAACGTACGAAAGGCGGGTCACGTAAATATTCTTTCCATGACGTCGAACGACTGATCGATGTCGCTTCGAAACTTGAAGACGGTTGGCGCATTCAAGACATTAAAGACCGAGAGAAGCGTCTGTCGACGAACCAGCGTGACGAATTGATTCGTGGTCAGCTCAACTCGGCGTTCCGCACGTATCCGACAAAAAAATGA